A single genomic interval of Brevibacillus brevis harbors:
- a CDS encoding ATPase, T2SS/T4P/T4SS family, whose product MRGIEREQPIRSDIQTIEDIKQAARDYLNHFGKTREEKLEMQRILALAEQGDRDSHNHIILRLQHYFEEVLQRPVTEQILPHVNGYEGLTFSTYGWGILDAVLHLSPWVEEVRISANRNIAYLEQGVKKFLSYTPSWKEVETLQQKLTNTAGLSFNEKKPRLSGYLHSLKARLTMFTFPYSRVPTILVRRFTTPTFSLDQLRTQQQPAFDERIQWLMEQQVYGRSNVLVIGPMAAGKTTLMMCMMKLKDPRTEYITIFESEHEMRFGDIWPGEVIELQNVEEIGIELGHCFKDMYRSTANTILIGEIREPIEAYHFINAGIRGTDATIGAMHERFAHRALHDLTDLVYQYGGRSVELTQERISRAVNFVNSLTYRNSGHRFIDAIHTTEWNSSFNRVESIPLVVRNMQTGAYEWTGNQLSPHLVEYMCYVGKADIEVLKELRLTDIGRQL is encoded by the coding sequence ATGAGAGGGATAGAACGAGAACAACCAATTAGATCGGACATCCAAACCATTGAGGACATTAAACAAGCAGCAAGAGATTATTTAAATCATTTTGGCAAAACTCGAGAAGAGAAGCTAGAGATGCAACGAATTCTCGCTTTGGCAGAACAGGGAGATCGTGATAGTCACAACCATATTATTCTTCGCTTGCAGCATTATTTTGAAGAAGTCCTCCAACGACCAGTAACCGAACAAATTTTGCCGCATGTGAACGGTTACGAAGGTCTCACCTTTTCTACATACGGGTGGGGCATACTCGATGCCGTTCTCCATTTGTCTCCGTGGGTAGAGGAAGTGCGAATTTCTGCAAACCGCAACATTGCGTACTTGGAGCAAGGGGTCAAAAAATTTCTCTCTTACACACCGAGCTGGAAAGAGGTTGAAACCCTCCAACAAAAGTTGACCAATACAGCCGGTCTATCTTTTAACGAGAAAAAACCTAGATTGAGCGGATACTTACATTCACTAAAAGCGAGACTGACCATGTTTACTTTCCCTTATTCCAGAGTACCGACCATTCTGGTTAGACGATTTACTACGCCTACTTTTTCGCTCGACCAACTCCGTACACAACAACAGCCAGCTTTCGACGAAAGAATTCAATGGCTAATGGAACAGCAAGTGTACGGACGCAGCAATGTACTGGTTATTGGACCGATGGCTGCTGGGAAAACAACGTTGATGATGTGTATGATGAAGCTGAAGGACCCTCGGACAGAATATATCACGATCTTTGAAAGTGAACACGAAATGCGATTCGGTGATATTTGGCCAGGTGAAGTGATTGAACTCCAAAACGTGGAGGAAATCGGCATTGAATTAGGGCATTGCTTCAAAGACATGTATCGATCGACCGCAAATACGATTTTAATTGGAGAAATTCGTGAGCCAATAGAAGCGTATCATTTTATAAATGCCGGAATTAGAGGGACGGACGCTACAATCGGTGCGATGCACGAACGATTTGCTCATAGAGCGTTACATGATTTGACCGATCTTGTTTATCAATACGGAGGGCGGAGTGTCGAGCTGACCCAGGAGCGGATTAGCAGGGCAGTCAATTTTGTTAATTCACTTACATACCGCAACAGTGGTCACCGTTTTATTGATGCCATTCATACAACGGAGTGGAATTCATCTTTTAACCGAGTCGAATCTATTCCCCTCGTAGTTCGCAATATGCAGACGGGAGCTTATGAATGGACGGGAAATCAACTAAGCCCACATTTAGTTGAATACATGTGTTACGTCGGCAAAGCAGACATTGAAGTGTTGAAAGAGCTACGTCTTACCGATATAGGTAGGCAGCTATGA